A region from the Geobacillus vulcani PSS1 genome encodes:
- a CDS encoding sugar ABC transporter permease yields the protein MNRKWKSRIEVTLIYLFIAFMFVVIAYPLLWTISMSLNPGTSLYSASLIPEKWTLEHYKWLFTSPQSDYLLWYKNSLFVAAVNAALSVFFTALIAYAFSRYKFVGRKTGLYLFLVLQMFPSLMAMVALYILLDMLHLLDSLWGLILIYVGGQIPFNAWLVKGYFDTIPRELDEAARIDGAGHFGVFFRIMLPLAKPILAVVALFNFMAPFTDFLLPSIVLRDPDKFTLAVGLFNFISDRFANNFTRFAAGSILIAAPIAIVFLFLQRYLISGLTAGGTKG from the coding sequence ATGAACCGCAAATGGAAATCGCGCATCGAAGTCACGCTCATTTACTTGTTTATCGCGTTCATGTTTGTCGTGATCGCTTATCCACTTCTTTGGACCATCAGCATGTCGCTCAATCCGGGAACAAGTTTGTACTCGGCATCGCTCATTCCGGAAAAATGGACGCTCGAGCATTACAAATGGCTGTTTACCAGCCCGCAAAGCGATTATTTGCTTTGGTATAAAAACAGCCTGTTTGTCGCGGCGGTGAACGCGGCGCTGTCTGTTTTCTTCACGGCGCTCATCGCTTATGCGTTTTCGCGCTACAAATTCGTCGGGCGGAAAACGGGGCTGTACTTGTTTTTAGTCTTGCAAATGTTCCCCTCGCTCATGGCGATGGTGGCGCTGTATATTTTGCTCGACATGCTCCATTTGCTCGATTCGCTCTGGGGGCTCATTCTCATTTATGTCGGCGGGCAAATCCCGTTTAACGCCTGGCTTGTGAAAGGCTATTTTGACACGATTCCGCGCGAGTTGGACGAGGCGGCGCGCATCGATGGCGCCGGTCATTTCGGCGTCTTTTTCCGCATCATGCTGCCCTTAGCCAAGCCGATTTTGGCCGTTGTCGCCTTGTTTAACTTCATGGCGCCGTTTACCGACTTTTTGCTGCCGTCGATCGTCTTGCGCGATCCGGACAAATTTACGCTGGCGGTCGGGTTGTTCAATTTCATCAGCGACCGGTTTGCCAACAATTTCACTCGCTTTGCCGCCGGCTCCATTTTGATTGCCGCTCCGATTGCCATCGTCTTTTTGTTCTTGCAGCGATATTTGATTTCCGGTTTAACAGCGGGTGGCACAAAAGGGTAA
- a CDS encoding carbohydrate ABC transporter permease — MPEANVRHRPAVAMALSLLFAGLGQLYNRRYIKGILFLIIEAAFLITFYNFLNIGLWGLVTLGEIPMLDHSIFLLIQGLVSVIIIAFAVALHVANVIDARNDARRRQRGEPFPSLVESCRNAWDRGFPYIFVTPGLVMLLFIVVLPLLFMVSLAFTDYNLYHSPPRHLLNWVGFDNFKNLVSIPIWKGTFFSVLAWTIVWTVVATTMQIALGLFLALLVNDPRIKFKRFIRTVLILPWAVPAFVTILVFAAMFNDKFGAINREVLSLFGLSVPWMTDPFWTKVALILIQTWLGFPFVFALFTGVLQSISRDWYEAADIDGATRWQKFKSITLPHVLYATAPLLIMQYAGNFNNFNIIYLFNDGGPAVRGQNAGGTDILISWVYDLTFTTNNYNMAAAISLIIGLIVCGFAVYQFRRTRSFKEEGNI; from the coding sequence ATGCCGGAGGCGAACGTCCGTCATCGGCCGGCGGTGGCGATGGCGCTGTCATTGCTGTTTGCCGGCCTTGGACAATTGTACAACCGCCGCTATATCAAAGGAATCTTGTTCCTCATCATCGAAGCGGCATTCCTTATCACCTTTTATAACTTTTTGAATATCGGGCTGTGGGGACTGGTGACCCTCGGCGAAATCCCGATGCTCGATCATTCGATTTTCTTGTTGATTCAAGGGCTTGTTTCCGTGATCATCATCGCTTTTGCCGTTGCATTGCACGTTGCCAACGTCATTGACGCCCGCAACGACGCCCGCCGGCGGCAGCGCGGCGAGCCGTTTCCCTCGCTTGTTGAATCGTGCCGGAACGCATGGGACCGAGGGTTTCCGTACATTTTTGTCACGCCTGGGCTTGTCATGCTTTTGTTTATCGTTGTGCTGCCGCTGTTGTTCATGGTGTCGCTCGCCTTTACGGACTACAACTTGTATCATTCACCGCCGCGGCATTTGTTGAATTGGGTCGGATTTGACAACTTCAAAAACTTAGTCTCCATCCCGATTTGGAAAGGCACGTTTTTCAGCGTCCTCGCGTGGACGATCGTCTGGACGGTCGTAGCGACGACGATGCAAATCGCGCTTGGGCTGTTTTTGGCGCTGCTCGTCAACGATCCGCGCATTAAGTTTAAACGATTCATCCGCACGGTGCTCATTTTGCCGTGGGCCGTGCCGGCGTTTGTCACGATTTTGGTGTTTGCCGCGATGTTTAACGATAAATTCGGGGCGATCAACCGTGAGGTGCTGAGTTTGTTTGGGTTGTCGGTTCCGTGGATGACCGACCCGTTTTGGACGAAAGTGGCGCTCATCTTGATTCAGACATGGCTTGGTTTCCCGTTTGTGTTTGCGTTATTTACCGGCGTTTTGCAAAGCATTTCCCGTGATTGGTACGAAGCGGCCGATATCGACGGGGCGACGCGATGGCAAAAGTTCAAATCGATCACCTTGCCGCATGTGCTGTACGCCACGGCTCCGCTGTTGATCATGCAATACGCGGGGAACTTCAATAACTTCAACATCATCTATTTGTTCAACGATGGCGGTCCGGCGGTGCGCGGGCAAAACGCCGGCGGAACGGACATTCTCATTTCGTGGGTGTACGATTTGACGTTTACGACGAACAACTACAATATGGCGGCTGCGATTTCGCTGATCATCGGCTTGATTGTGTGCGGGTTTGCTGTTTATCAATTCCGACGCACCCGTTCCTTTAAAGAGGAGGGGAACATTTAA
- a CDS encoding sugar ABC transporter substrate-binding protein: MRKALSLFLMAVLLIGVLGACGPKRDVQQPKGNDQKTAEQDKKPEKLVVWVNDDEKQKQALKDIFQKYTEKTGIKIEMVAVSMLDQTKKLALDGPAGKGPDVFYQPHDRIGDIVLQGLADPVDLGDAKGEYSETAVNAVTYDGQTYGVPAVVETYGVFYNKNLVPEAPKTMDELMKIAKEKTNAAKDQYGFLMEAANFYFVYPFFAGYGGYVFKNENGKYDTSDIGLANDGAVKGAELVQSWFKNGYIPKEITGDIMNGLFTKGNVAVAITGPWNIASYKEALGDKLATAPLPVLDNGEHPKSFVGVKTWMLSAYSKNKAWAVDFMKFVTNEENSLHYYEVAGEMPANQKALTNEKITNDPLIAGFAEQIQYGEPMPNVPEMSQVWEPMGNALQFIAKGDNPKAVLSEAVKTIQDKIAASGAGK, translated from the coding sequence ATGAGAAAAGCGTTATCTTTATTTCTCATGGCCGTGTTGTTGATTGGCGTGCTGGGTGCCTGCGGTCCCAAGCGCGATGTCCAGCAGCCGAAAGGAAACGACCAAAAGACGGCAGAACAGGACAAAAAGCCAGAGAAACTCGTCGTGTGGGTGAACGATGATGAAAAACAAAAACAAGCATTGAAGGATATTTTCCAAAAGTACACGGAAAAAACCGGAATCAAAATTGAAATGGTAGCCGTCAGCATGCTTGACCAAACGAAAAAATTGGCGCTTGACGGCCCAGCTGGCAAAGGGCCGGACGTGTTCTATCAACCGCATGACCGCATCGGCGACATTGTGTTGCAGGGGCTGGCCGATCCGGTTGACCTTGGCGATGCGAAAGGCGAGTACAGCGAGACCGCTGTCAATGCGGTGACGTATGACGGCCAAACGTACGGTGTGCCGGCGGTCGTGGAAACATACGGCGTGTTCTATAACAAAAATTTAGTGCCGGAAGCGCCGAAAACGATGGATGAGTTGATGAAGATCGCCAAAGAAAAAACGAATGCGGCCAAAGACCAATACGGCTTTTTAATGGAAGCCGCGAACTTCTATTTCGTTTATCCGTTCTTCGCCGGCTACGGCGGCTATGTGTTCAAAAATGAAAACGGCAAATACGATACGAGCGACATCGGTTTGGCCAACGACGGAGCCGTCAAGGGAGCAGAGCTCGTCCAATCGTGGTTTAAAAACGGCTACATTCCGAAAGAAATCACCGGCGATATTATGAACGGGCTGTTTACGAAAGGGAACGTAGCGGTCGCCATCACCGGTCCGTGGAACATTGCTTCGTACAAGGAAGCGTTAGGCGACAAGCTGGCGACAGCACCGCTGCCGGTGCTGGACAACGGCGAGCATCCGAAATCGTTTGTGGGTGTCAAAACATGGATGTTGTCCGCCTATTCGAAAAACAAAGCGTGGGCAGTCGATTTCATGAAATTTGTGACGAACGAAGAAAACTCGCTCCACTACTATGAAGTGGCTGGCGAAATGCCAGCAAACCAAAAAGCGTTGACGAACGAAAAAATCACGAACGACCCGCTGATCGCCGGCTTTGCTGAGCAAATCCAATACGGCGAACCGATGCCGAACGTGCCGGAAATGTCGCAAGTATGGGAGCCGATGGGCAACGCGCTGCAATTCATCGCGAAAGGCGATAACCCGAAAGCGGTGCTCAGCGAAGCGGTCAAAACGATTCAAGACAAAATCGCGGCCAGCGGTGCTGGAAAATAA
- a CDS encoding alpha-glycosidase — protein MFKEAIYHRPTDHFAYAYDEKTLHLRLRTKKGDVDHAELLFGDPYEWHDGTWQFQTMPMRKTGSDGLFDYWLAEVKPPYRRLRYGFVLRAGDEKLVYTEKGFYHEAPSDDTAYYFCFPFLHQVDLFQAPDWVKDTVWYQIFPERFANGNPAISPKGARPWGSEDPTPTSFFGGDLQGIIDHLDYLADLGITGIYLTPIFRAPSNHKYDTADYFEIDPHFGDKETLKTLVKRCHEKGIRVMLDAVFNHCGYEFAPFQDVLKNGAASRYKDWFHIREFPLQMEPRPNYDTFAFVPQMPKLNTSHPEVKRYLLDVATYWIREFDIDGWRLDVANEIDHQFWREFRQAVKELKPEVYILGEIWHDAMPWLRGDQFDAVMNYPLADAALRFFAKEDMSASEFADRLMHVLHSYPKQVNEAAFNLLGSHDTPRLLTVCGGDVRKAKLLFLFQLTFTGSPCIYYGDEIGMTGGNDPECRKCMVWDPEKQNKELYEHVKQLIALRKQHRALRRGDITFHTTDGEINRLIYEKTDDGESIIVIINRSNEPADIPLPFDARRKWLVNLLTGERFSAEAETLCVSLPPYGFELYAVENWQVG, from the coding sequence ATGTTCAAAGAAGCGATCTACCACCGTCCGACCGACCACTTCGCCTATGCCTATGACGAAAAAACCCTTCATCTTCGCCTGCGCACAAAAAAGGGAGATGTCGATCACGCGGAACTGCTTTTTGGCGACCCGTACGAATGGCACGATGGCACCTGGCAGTTTCAAACGATGCCGATGCGGAAAACAGGTAGCGATGGGCTGTTTGACTATTGGCTCGCCGAAGTCAAGCCGCCATATCGACGGCTGCGCTATGGGTTTGTGCTTCGCGCCGGGGACGAGAAACTGGTCTATACGGAAAAAGGATTTTACCATGAAGCTCCGAGCGACGACACCGCTTACTATTTTTGCTTTCCTTTTCTCCATCAGGTCGACCTATTCCAAGCGCCGGACTGGGTAAAAGACACGGTTTGGTATCAAATTTTCCCCGAGCGATTTGCCAACGGCAACCCAGCCATCAGTCCGAAAGGGGCGCGGCCGTGGGGAAGCGAGGACCCGACGCCGACGAGCTTTTTCGGTGGCGACTTGCAAGGAATCATCGATCACCTTGACTATTTGGCTGATCTCGGTATTACCGGCATTTACTTGACGCCGATTTTCCGCGCGCCTTCGAATCATAAATACGACACTGCTGATTATTTTGAAATCGACCCGCATTTTGGGGACAAAGAGACGTTGAAAACGCTTGTCAAACGTTGCCATGAAAAAGGAATCCGCGTCATGCTCGATGCGGTCTTCAATCATTGCGGCTATGAGTTTGCCCCGTTTCAAGATGTGTTGAAAAACGGCGCAGCGTCTAGGTATAAAGATTGGTTCCATATTCGCGAGTTTCCGCTCCAAATGGAGCCGCGCCCGAATTACGACACGTTTGCGTTCGTGCCGCAAATGCCTAAACTCAACACCTCCCATCCGGAAGTGAAGCGCTACTTGCTTGATGTCGCGACGTACTGGATTCGCGAGTTTGATATTGACGGCTGGCGGCTTGATGTTGCCAATGAGATTGACCACCAGTTTTGGCGCGAATTCCGCCAGGCGGTAAAGGAGCTAAAACCAGAGGTGTACATTCTCGGCGAGATTTGGCACGATGCGATGCCGTGGCTGCGCGGCGACCAGTTTGACGCCGTCATGAACTACCCGTTGGCGGACGCGGCGCTCCGCTTTTTCGCCAAAGAAGACATGAGCGCCAGCGAGTTTGCTGACCGATTGATGCATGTGCTTCATTCCTATCCAAAACAGGTCAACGAGGCGGCGTTTAACTTGCTGGGCAGTCACGATACCCCAAGGCTGCTCACTGTTTGCGGCGGCGACGTCCGCAAAGCGAAGTTGTTGTTTTTGTTCCAGCTTACTTTCACCGGTTCGCCGTGCATTTATTATGGCGATGAAATTGGCATGACAGGTGGAAACGATCCGGAATGCCGGAAATGTATGGTGTGGGATCCAGAGAAGCAAAACAAAGAACTGTATGAACATGTCAAGCAACTGATCGCGCTTCGCAAGCAACACCGGGCGCTTCGGCGCGGAGACATCACGTTCCACACGACCGATGGCGAAATCAATCGTCTCATTTACGAAAAGACGGACGACGGCGAATCGATCATCGTCATCATCAATCGGAGCAACGAACCAGCCGACATCCCGCTCCCCTTTGACGCGCGGAGAAAATGGCTCGTCAACTTGCTGACAGGTGAACGATTCTCCGCTGAAGCAGAAACACTTTGTGTCTCCTTGCCACCGTACGGGTTTGAGCTTTACGCGGTTGAGAACTGGCAAGTTGGCTGA
- a CDS encoding MATE family efflux transporter translates to MRREAKTRSLFSLTWPIFIETLLYMVMGNADTLMLSQYSDHAVAAVGVANQIIALTIVLFNFVALATTVLVAQYLGARREQEAVDVSLVSLAANLLFGLLLSTILAAFSEPILRMMDLPAELLDEGTRYLTIVGGFLFIQALMMTIGAILKSYGFTRDTMYVAVGMNVLHVISNAALIFGLFGLPALGIQGAAISTAASRGMAFLALLALLCKRTNIPLAPRAFRCLPFHYLRSLLKIGIPAAGEHLSYNTAQMAITYFITWLGAEALTVRVYTQNIMMFVFLFGIAVSQGTQILVGHFVGAGRYEEAYARCLKSLYSAIVISVLLAAAAYWFAEPLLSLFTDDRSMIVLGRKLLLLTIILEPGRSFNLVIISSLRAAGDVQFPVYMGILSMWGIGVTIAYVFGIALGFGLVGIWLSFIADEWLRGLLMLWRWRSRVWMKKTMVTHAKMA, encoded by the coding sequence ATGCGCCGTGAGGCCAAAACGCGATCATTGTTTTCCTTGACGTGGCCAATTTTTATTGAAACGTTGCTCTATATGGTGATGGGCAACGCCGATACACTGATGCTCAGCCAGTATTCAGATCACGCGGTTGCCGCCGTCGGGGTGGCGAACCAAATCATCGCTTTAACCATCGTGCTGTTCAACTTCGTCGCTTTAGCGACGACGGTGCTTGTCGCCCAATATTTAGGCGCCCGCCGAGAGCAAGAAGCTGTTGACGTATCGCTTGTATCCCTCGCGGCCAATTTGTTGTTCGGATTGTTGTTAAGCACCATTCTTGCCGCATTCAGCGAGCCGATTTTGCGAATGATGGATTTGCCCGCCGAGCTGCTTGATGAAGGAACCCGTTATTTGACAATTGTCGGGGGATTTTTGTTCATCCAAGCGCTGATGATGACGATCGGCGCCATTTTGAAAAGCTATGGCTTCACCCGTGACACGATGTATGTGGCGGTTGGCATGAACGTTTTGCACGTCATCAGCAACGCGGCCCTCATTTTTGGTTTGTTCGGCCTGCCCGCCCTCGGCATCCAAGGGGCTGCTATATCGACCGCCGCCAGCCGCGGTATGGCCTTTCTCGCGCTTCTTGCTTTGTTGTGTAAACGAACAAATATTCCGCTCGCACCAAGGGCGTTTCGCTGTCTTCCGTTTCACTATTTGCGCTCACTGCTGAAAATCGGTATTCCGGCAGCCGGGGAGCATCTTTCGTACAATACAGCGCAAATGGCCATTACATATTTCATTACATGGCTTGGCGCTGAGGCATTGACCGTCCGTGTATACACGCAAAACATTATGATGTTTGTGTTTTTATTCGGCATCGCTGTCAGCCAAGGAACGCAAATTCTCGTCGGCCACTTCGTCGGCGCCGGGCGATACGAGGAAGCCTACGCCCGCTGCTTGAAAAGTTTGTACAGCGCCATCGTCATTTCAGTGCTGCTGGCCGCAGCCGCCTATTGGTTTGCTGAACCGTTGCTGTCGCTCTTTACCGATGACCGCTCGATGATTGTTCTTGGCCGCAAACTGTTGCTGTTAACAATCATCCTTGAACCAGGGCGCTCCTTTAACTTAGTGATTATCAGTTCGCTTCGTGCCGCTGGTGATGTGCAATTCCCTGTCTATATGGGCATTTTGTCGATGTGGGGCATCGGCGTGACCATTGCTTACGTATTTGGCATCGCCCTCGGATTTGGCCTCGTCGGCATTTGGCTGTCGTTCATCGCTGACGAATGGCTGCGCGGACTGTTGATGCTTTGGCGCTGGCGGTCGCGCGTCTGGATGAAAAAAACGATGGTGACGCACGCCAAAATGGCGTAG
- the asnB gene encoding asparagine synthase (glutamine-hydrolyzing) yields MCGITGWVHFGRDLRRERTIIDSMTETLAKRGPDDTNTWLDTHVAFGHKRLVVVDPAGGKQPMLRQKNGCRYTIVYNGELYNTEEIRKELLRKGYRFDGHSDTEVLLASYMEWREQCVDWLNGIFAFAVWDEERELLFMARDRLGVKPLFYREDGGGLLFGSEVKAILAHPDVKAEVNYEGLAEVFGLGPSRTPGHGVFDGIRELRPAHALTFSRQGLRIWRYWNVESDIHRDSFEETVEKLRFLLTDAVTRQLVSDVPVCTFLSGGVDSSAITAIAANAFTADGKGPLHTYSIDYEGNDQYFKANDFQPNTDAPFIEQVSNQFQTIHHRCVITQEELFRHLHEAVIVRDVPGMADVDSSLLWFCKQIREQFVVSLSGECADEIFGGYPWFHRPDDLSRKGFPWMRSIDARMGLLKDEWRQKLRLDDYVQMRYEQTIAEVPRLEGESAEEAKRRELFYLNMIWFMTTLLDRKDRMSMGASLEVRVPFADHRIVEYVWNIPWDMKMYGGREKGLLRKALEGLLPEEVLYRKKSPYPKTHHPLYTKLVKQWLEQLLHDRSSILHEFFDREKLSSLVETEGRSFQVPWFGQLMTGPQLLAYLGQVHVWFDYYGIRIKE; encoded by the coding sequence ATGTGTGGCATTACTGGCTGGGTCCATTTCGGGCGCGATTTGCGCCGCGAGCGAACGATCATTGACAGCATGACAGAGACGCTCGCCAAACGTGGACCGGATGATACCAATACATGGCTGGATACACACGTCGCTTTCGGTCATAAGCGGCTCGTCGTTGTGGATCCGGCCGGCGGCAAACAACCGATGCTCCGGCAAAAAAATGGATGCCGTTATACGATCGTCTACAACGGCGAACTGTATAATACAGAAGAGATTCGCAAGGAACTATTGCGCAAAGGTTATCGATTTGACGGCCACTCCGATACAGAAGTGCTGCTTGCCTCGTACATGGAGTGGAGGGAACAATGCGTTGATTGGCTGAACGGCATTTTTGCTTTTGCCGTTTGGGATGAGGAGCGCGAGCTATTATTTATGGCGCGCGACCGGCTCGGAGTAAAACCTTTGTTTTATCGAGAAGATGGCGGGGGGTTGCTGTTCGGTTCGGAAGTGAAAGCCATTTTGGCCCATCCTGATGTAAAGGCAGAAGTCAATTATGAAGGACTCGCCGAAGTGTTTGGGCTCGGACCGTCGCGCACGCCGGGGCACGGCGTGTTTGACGGCATTCGGGAACTGCGCCCCGCACACGCGCTCACTTTTTCCCGCCAAGGACTTCGCATTTGGCGGTATTGGAATGTCGAAAGCGACATCCATCGCGATTCGTTTGAGGAAACGGTCGAGAAACTGCGCTTTCTGTTGACGGATGCCGTGACGCGTCAGCTCGTTTCCGATGTGCCGGTCTGCACATTTCTATCTGGCGGGGTTGATTCGAGCGCCATTACGGCGATTGCCGCCAATGCCTTCACGGCAGATGGAAAAGGGCCGCTGCACACCTACTCGATCGATTATGAAGGAAACGACCAGTATTTCAAAGCCAACGATTTTCAACCAAACACGGATGCACCATTTATCGAACAGGTGTCCAATCAATTTCAAACGATTCATCACCGCTGCGTGATCACGCAAGAAGAACTGTTCCGCCATTTGCATGAAGCCGTCATCGTCCGCGATGTTCCAGGCATGGCGGATGTCGATTCTTCGCTTCTTTGGTTTTGCAAACAAATTCGCGAACAGTTTGTCGTCAGCTTATCCGGGGAGTGCGCCGATGAAATTTTCGGCGGCTATCCATGGTTCCATCGGCCGGACGATTTGTCGCGGAAAGGGTTTCCTTGGATGCGTTCGATCGATGCGCGTATGGGCCTATTAAAGGACGAGTGGCGGCAAAAGCTTCGCCTTGACGACTATGTGCAAATGCGTTATGAACAAACGATCGCCGAAGTGCCGCGCCTGGAAGGGGAAAGCGCCGAGGAGGCAAAGCGGCGTGAACTGTTTTACTTAAATATGATTTGGTTTATGACAACACTGCTTGATCGGAAAGACCGGATGAGCATGGGGGCGAGTTTGGAAGTGCGCGTGCCGTTCGCTGACCATCGCATTGTCGAATACGTTTGGAATATTCCATGGGATATGAAAATGTACGGCGGTCGAGAAAAAGGTCTTTTGCGAAAAGCGCTCGAGGGATTGCTTCCCGAAGAGGTGCTCTACCGGAAAAAAAGCCCATATCCGAAAACGCACCATCCGTTATATACGAAACTTGTCAAGCAATGGCTTGAGCAGCTGCTCCATGACCGCTCTTCGATTTTGCATGAGTTTTTCGATAGAGAAAAATTGTCATCGCTTGTTGAAACGGAAGGAAGGTCGTTCCAAGTGCCGTGGTTCGGGCAGCTTATGACCGGTCCGCAGCTGCTCGCTTACCTTGGCCAAGTACACGTTTGGTTCGATTATTACGGCATTCGCATTAAAGAATAA
- a CDS encoding DUF2777 domain-containing protein, producing MNIEERLRCIAEQPRAYIQGTVEFVNNEWIFFDEEEEEASLMEEMAEQDIEWFHCGHWLSGQWQDQGAVATDLGVFPLENGDRIRFRKRLTYAYQQWLAALPDSTFFQFVQWLNSLGFSLYDCLYCYNGLLFAKSSGVNFIIYDNTEQIGSIHHYYERGRASSDRFEITLNSGERAICAQIG from the coding sequence TTGAACATCGAAGAACGACTGCGATGCATTGCGGAACAGCCACGGGCGTATATACAAGGAACAGTGGAGTTTGTCAACAACGAATGGATCTTTTTTGATGAGGAAGAAGAGGAAGCATCCTTGATGGAAGAGATGGCGGAGCAAGACATCGAATGGTTTCATTGCGGGCATTGGCTGTCCGGGCAATGGCAGGATCAGGGCGCGGTCGCCACGGATCTTGGCGTCTTTCCCCTCGAAAACGGAGATCGCATCCGTTTCCGCAAGCGGTTGACTTATGCCTACCAACAATGGCTCGCCGCGCTTCCTGATTCAACCTTTTTCCAGTTTGTTCAATGGCTGAACAGCCTCGGATTTTCGCTGTATGACTGCTTATATTGCTACAATGGCTTATTGTTTGCCAAATCGTCTGGCGTGAATTTCATCATTTACGACAACACTGAACAAATCGGCAGCATCCACCACTATTACGAGCGCGGACGGGCATCAAGCGATCGCTTTGAAATCACATTGAACAGCGGTGAGCGAGCCATTTGCGCCCAAATCGGCTGA